From Trichoderma atroviride chromosome 1, complete sequence, one genomic window encodes:
- a CDS encoding putative NRPS-like protein biosynthetic cluster (EggNog:ENOG41~antiSMASH:Cluster_1.8~SMCOG1002:AMP-dependent synthetase and ligase) has product MKTNCSASPAPTVSSTDPLATGQMAADAQSQSLSQTQTSRLILDIIFDYALNKFDDSRQRLEGGSTRFLAVIASFVAAGTRVEACLPAFPFKSANRVYKVLGTLPDKAEELALQRLDAMCRRIQEVYPPGARVTIISDGITYNDLLSISDRDTWAYGRALRELASKRKFDNVGFSRIKDLLDLPLPETLTEIMYIANCTSFRRELLNKYGKDDLDIDAEIANNPNTKLTYLGYKRFLESDLKYIFPQGPERGANEYKRDCKYIAKQMLIRGYAFARAIKHSYPNHLRLSIHESVAGLKLSICLLNTKTGFTTPWHCSVAQLTDGEWVSAPMGEFTKDERMEVVVEDGRPMYFRQRPSSHDETATATATVNYLQEAKQINMSDYLSSASTSRTVSPVVPSPKNFSAFSPREDAMSSRASTPGTHSPVILDTADGHEASLQVEKDTERDGSYGRRLIPQIMDSLAARDPGRIVFSLTTARDGSLGRLDVSAKTFTRAVDRLAWWIKDQVGISSSIKPVGYIGPHDLRHVLLTYASVKAGYSALFLSPKNSTEGALAVLDATKCDIWANAGEVPLIPLVKELLEKRPMKLLELPLLDDLLSDKPTEPFPYTKTFEEAKDEPFCYLHTSGTTGVPKPIPWSHGLIGTMDAVRLLPPVEGDHGLLPWTSDWKAGDKIYSSFPMSHGAGIIMDILMPALFDLQCVLGPVGVLPNINLIESLAENMDIDIWSMVPSLVDELGETPEVLAKLQKSKFICASGGPVSPTSAGKVNDVIRVLNLTGTTEGLFIGNLVVPREDWYWFCFHPYSGFEFKQVEEGTYEHWVHRNKHWPLFQGIFQTFPDKDSINFKDLYRRHPSKPHLWAFKGRSDDLVVLSNGYKISPLETEASITTHPAIMGCLIFGTGKPQAGLLIELKDGYEKTDELLDSIWDAVKQANSQSRHKDQLLRDFVTFSEPDKPFVRTDKGTIKRPATLALYEGYIDRFYGSRSDETTSSISIDITSADAIQNGLKTILSSVLPEIDQAAQIANFFDLGLDSLGVFSVVKSIRAATGLDEHLAPRHIYANPSLASLSIAIKRLAATVKAEMTKEANTEEDEVVVRIAQEAAQHKARMSFPLNALDYVNPNHGMGLMFYFSLQDGVAFQDVFDNLQQGLNRTFDMIPALGGKMMKRSEQEIGYIKNDLCVTIPPMSMAATAHNRLVYKDLSDVLPAFDDLRDAAFATSLFSDSLVLRDDPFPVFPADIFVGQVNFVKGGCIISADLNHCCLDGVGAVIAIKAWAENCRYLQGDASATCQWYDPESFNHSLPEIIHKQEGWPSSMDEVDPAAWDVLPFFPPSQQGQATTQPEIHPRYGFPLHNVWPLPRAERCMTTTMFLITPERLEKMKESVASDKSVPGVYLSMSDIIQAFFWRAATRARYRVAKEIRKQTFNSEAKSILELPTDGRPYFSSLLPSTYMGSVLVMNRFSMDLEALCSPDTSIGRIAWLLRQSNARITPPLIHDAFTILQNLPDHGRFSTANMGLEHMNSMISNMLLFQTSEICFGDKFFANSGSPESMRPQVERGNGRFRFLIILPMRKDGGVELMLGTHPEELAMLARDEEFIKYAELMGTEA; this is encoded by the exons ATGAAGACCAACTGCAGTGCCAGCCCGGCCCCAACCGTCAGCAGCACAGATCCGCTAGCCACAGGCCAGATGGCTGCAGATgcgcagagccagagcctgAGCCAGACACAGACCTCGCGCCTGATCCTGGACATCATCTTTGACTATGCGCTCAACAAGTTTGACGACTCGCGGCAGCGGCTGGAGGGTGGCAGCACACGCTTCTTGgccgtcatcgccagcttTGTTGCTGCGGGAACCAGGGTCGAGGCGTGCCTCCCCGCGTTCCCGTTCAAGTCGGCAAACAGGGTCTACAAGGTTCTCGGGACGCTGCCAGACAAGGCCGAGGAGCTGGCGCTGCAACGGCTCGACGCCATGTGCCGGCGCATCCAAGAGGTGTATCCACCCGGAGCCCGTGTCACCATCATTTCCGACGGCATCACGTACAACG ATCTTTTATCAATATCGGATCGCGATACCTGGGCGTATGGCCGGGCCCTGCGCGAACTGGCCTCCAAGAGGAAATTCGACAATGTGGGCTTCTCCAGAATCAAGGACCTGCTGGATCTGCCGCTTCCCGAGACTCTGACGGAAATCATGTACATTGCAAACTGCACATCCTTTAGGCGAGAGCTGCTCAACAAATACGGCAAAGATGATCTCGACATCGACGCCGAGATTGCAAACAACCCCAATACCAAGCTGACATATCTCGGATACAAGAGATTCCTAGAGTCTGACCTCAAGTACATATTTCCCCAGGGCCCGGAGCGTGGCGCCAACGAGTACAAACGGGACTGCAAGTACATCGCCAAGCAGATGCTCATCAGAGGCTAC GCCTTTGCCCGAGCGATCAAGCACAGCTATCCAAATCACCTGCGCCTTTCCATCCACGAGTCGGTGGCGGGCCTGAAGCTCTCGATATGCCTGCTCAACACCAAGACCGGCTTCACAACCCCGTGGCACTGCAGCGTGGCTCAGCTGACGGACGGAGAATGGGTCAGTGCGCCAATGGGCGAGTTTACCAAGGATGAGAGGATGGAGGTTGTTGTTGAGGACGGACGGCCCATGTACTTTCGACAGAGGCCCTCGAGCCATGATGAGACTGCGACTGCGACTGCGACAGTGAATTACCTGCAAGAGGCGAAGCAGATCAACATGAGCGACTATCTCAGCTCGGCGTCCACATCACGGACTGTCTCGCCTGTAGTCCCATCGCCAAAGAACTTTTCGGCCTTTTCGCCGAGGGAAGATGCGATGAGTAGCAGGGCAAGCACACCAGGGACGCATAGTCCTGTCATTTTGGACACTGCCGACGGGCATGAGGCCTCTCTCCAGGTAGAGAAGGATACGGAACGGGATGGTTCATACGGCAGACGGCTCATTCCTCAGATCATGGACAGCTTGGCGGCAAGAGATCCAGGGCGGatcgtcttctctctcaccACGGCGAGGGATGGGTCGCTTGGACGTCTTGACGTGTCTGCAAAGACATTCACGCGTGCAGTGGACAGGCTTGCTTGGTGGATCAAAGACCAAGTCGGCATCAGCTCGTCGATTAAGCCCGTGGGATACATTGGGCCAC ACGATCTTCGACATGTATTGCTGACGTATGCATCTGTCAAAGCCGGATATTCT GCCCTGTTCCTATCGCCAAAGAATAGCACCGAGGGAGCCTTGGCGGTTCTTGACGCCACCAAGTGCGACATCTGGGCTAATGCCGGCGAGGTGCCTCTAATCCCTCTCGTAAAGGAGTTGTTGGAAAAGCGACCTATGAAGCTTTTGGAGCTTCCCTTGCTGGACGACTTGCTGAGTGACAAGCCGACAGAGCCATTTCCCTACACCAAGACAtttgaagaggccaaggatgAGCCATTTTGCTATCTCCACACGTCAGGCACAACTGGTGTGCCAAAGCCTATCCCTTGGTCTCATGGCCTGATTGGGACCATGGATGCAGTGAGATTGCTGCCACCTGTAGAAGGTGACCATGGGCTGCTGCCGTGGACTTCAGACTGGAAAGCGGGCGACAAGATTTATTCAAGCTTTCCAATGAGTCAT GGGgccggcatcatcatggaCATTCTCATGCCGGCATTGTTCGACCTCCAATGCGTCTTGGGTCCGGTAGGAGTGTTGCCAAACATTAACCTTATCGAGAGCCTGGCAGAAAACATGGACATTGACATCTGGAGCATGGTTCCTTCTTTGGTTGACGAATTAGGCGAAACGCCAGAAGTTCTCGCCAAGCTGCAAAAATCCAAGTTCATCTGCGCCTCTGGAGGACCTGTAAGCCCAACGAGTGCCGGAAAGGTAAACGATGTGATTCGGGTACTCAACCTCACTGGAACAACGGAAGGCTTGTTTATCGGCAATCTGGTGGTTCCGAGAGAAGACTGGTACTGGTTCTGCTTCCACCCGTACTCTGGATTTGAGTTTAAACAAGTGGAAGAGGGCACATACGAGCATTGGGTGCACCGCAACAAGCACTGGCCACTTTTTCAGGGAATATTCCAGACGTTTCCCGATAAAGACTCTATCAATTTCAAGGATCTCTACAGAAGACACCCGTCCAAGCCACATCTCTGGGCCTTTAAGGGTAGAAGTGATGATCTCGTCGTCTTGTCCAATGGATACAAGATATCACCGCTTGAGACTGAGGCTTCTATAACAACGCATCCGGCAATCATGGGATGCCTCATATTTGGTACCGGAAAGCCACAGGCAGGGCTGTTGATTGAGTTAAAGGATGGCTACGAAAAGACAGACGAGCTTCTTGATAGCATATGGGATGCCGTCAAGCAGGCAAACTCACAATCGAGACACAAGGATCAGCTGCTCAGAGATTTTGTCACCTTCTCTGAGCCCGATAAACCATTTGTGCGAACCGACAAGGGCACCATCAAGCGCCCAGCTACACTCGCACTATATGAAGGGTACATTGACCGCTTCTACGGCTCTCGGAGCGACGAGACGACCAGCTCTATTTCCATCGACATCACTTCTGCAGATGCGATACAAAATGGCCTCAAAACCATCCTTTCCTCCGTGCTGCCTGAGATTGATCAAGCCGCACAAATTGCCAACTTTTTCGATCTTGGCCTAGACTCTCTGGGGGTATTTTCAGTTGTCAAATCTATACGAGCTGCAACTGGCTTGGACGAGCATCTTGCTCCGCGCCACATCTACGCCAACCCCAGTCTGGCGAGTCTCTCCATTGCCATCAAACGTCTAGCAGCGACAGTCAAAGCAGAGATGACAAAAGAGGCTAATacagaggaagacgaggtcGTGGTGAGAATCGCCCAAGAGGCGGCACAGCACAAAGCTCGCATGTCGTTTCCCTTGAATGCGCTGGACTATGTCAATCCAAACCATGGCATGGGTCTCATGTTTTACTTTTCACTACAAGACGGCGTTGCCTTTCAAGATGTCTTTGATAACCTTCAACAGGGCCTCAACCGGACCTTTGACATGATACCCGCACTCGGCggcaagatgatgaagcgCTCAGAACAAGAAATCGGCTACATCAAGAACGACTTATGCGTTACTATCCCTCCAATGTCGATGGCTGCGACTGCGCATAACCGACTTGTATACAAGGATCTTTCAGATGTCCTTCCGGCTTTCGACGATCTGAGAGACGCGGCCTTTGCGACATCACTATTCTCTGATAGCCTCGTTCTGAGAGATGATCCCTTTCCAGTCTTCCCAGCAGACATTTTCGTTGGGCAAGTCAATTTTGTAAAGGGTGGATGTATCATTTCTGCCGATCTTAATCACTGCTGCCTCGACGGCGTTGGTGCGGTGATTGCGATTAAGGCGTGGGCAGAGAACTGTAGATACCTTCAGGGAGATGCCTCGGCTACGTGTCAGTGGTATGACCCGGAGAGCTTCAACCACAGCCTGCCAGAGATCATCCACAAGCAGGAAGGATGGCCAAGCTCAATGGACGAGGTTGATCCAGCGGCATGGGAtgtcttgcccttctttccGCCgagccagcaaggccaggcTACAACTCAGCCCGAAATTCACCCTCGATACGGATTCCCGCTGCACAATGTCTGGCCCTTGCCTCGTGCTGAGAGATGTATGACCACCACCATGTTTCTCATCACTCCTGAACGACTCgaaaagatgaaggagagTGTGGCATCCGATAAGTCTGTCCCGGGAGTATATCTGTCCATGAGTGATATCATCCAAGCCTTTTTCTGGCGAGCCGCCACCAGGGCCCGTTATCGTGTGGCGAAGGAGATCCGAAAGCAGACCTTCAACTCTGAGGCAAAGTCGATTCTAGAACTCCCTACAGACGGCCGACCCtacttttcctctcttctgcCTTCAACCTATATGGGCAGCGTGCTCGTTATGAACCGATTCAGCATGGATCTCGAGGCACTGTGCTCCCCTGACACAAGCATAGGCCGCATCGCCTGGCTACTTCGCCAGTCCAATGCACGAATCACCCCTCCACTTATCCACGATGCATTCACCATTCTGCAAAACCTCCCTGATCACGGCAGGTTCTCAACGGCCAACATGGGCCTTGAGCACATGAACTCTATGATCTCCAACATGCTCCTGTTCCAGACCAGCGAGATATGTTTCGGCGACAAGTTCTTTGCGAATAGTGGCTCGCCAGAGTCTATGCGTCCACAAGTTGAACGCGGGAACGGACGGTTTCGATTCCTGATTATTCTGCCCATGAGGAAGGATGGAGGGGTGGAACTTATGCTGGGGACGCATCCTGAGGAGTTGGCGATGCTTGCGAGGGATGAGGAGTTTATCAAGTATGCCGAGCTAATGGGCACAGAGGCTTGA
- a CDS encoding uncharacterized protein (EggNog:ENOG41~antiSMASH:Cluster_1.8) gives MASLATAENSVARVRCRSGCHTCRLRKVRCKADNETLEDAKKQASTCSNCKRLGLECRWQRPALGERISPPPKRRNMIGRRVSRRANEEIPHSPTSTQSVKNDDAQSLDKNGSASKFREMADQNEAPHSDHSDDVSSQPPSDPFELFSGGSFYFDAALDYQSLELNLSGEGLDLIPLPAVSPSVLQRQNDARPLVIDDGFSLEESDNGLWQLGTLSTDGDESILQAAKARGPSVNEDNRQLIQHYLEVMKGYAKVDDRSKDTNNLFISAFSKSLSFPPLFYAILSFSASHLAMESPSYCDQAKIYDRLAQESFNQFARDKTSTVDGLLSALFVRVKQIHVTAGNIDTFFELISAAIDIVCTEEVEKALADPSSLIRRIVIRLAILDARASHYGLGGGQLVQHLRNIPTISPIFDAGLGQNSTVGDVSSLIRADSFRMHVAQLDMRIQDQLGNEFATLTPVRTEEIKSLYKSIQQQIDLWEAEDGEEDREDAVEEEQLSSATYGRFTVLSALHSALLYLYTVYPLLSFDPEASVSKILHYHLKIRYDPSRSCSPSSILPSSLFLAGICTSDSIRRDWIIERFREGEAWGIYIRKARELLQAIVKLRKKGDNPSVRSVMDQVTGRFII, from the exons ATGGCCTCCCTCGCCACAGCCGAGAACAGCGTGGCACGAGTGCGGTGTCGTTCTG GATGTCATACCTGCCGGCTACGAAAAGTGCGATGCAAAGCTGATAATGAAACTTTGGAGGATGCGAAGAAACAAGCGTCCACATGCTCCAACTGCAAAAGACTCGGGCTTGAATGCCGGTGGCAGCGTCCTGCTCTTGGCGAGAGGATCTCGCCTCCgccaaaaaggagaaacaTGATCGGACGGCGTGTCTCGCGTCGTGCAAACGAAGAAATTCCGCATTCGCCTACATCTACGCAGTCTGTGAAAAACGATGATGCCCAAAGTCTGGATAAAAATGGCAGTGCCTCCAAGTTCAGAGAGATGGCTGATCAAAATGAAGCTCCTCACTCTGACCACAGCGATGATGTCTCGAGCCAGCCACCGAGTGACCCGTTTGAGCTATTTTCTGGCGGTTCATTCTACTTTGATGCTGCTCTGGATTACCAGTCTCTAGAACTAAATCTTTCGGGCGAAGGACTGGATCTCATCCCGTTACCGGCTGTGTCTCCCTCTGTGTTGCAGAGACAAAACGATGCACGGCCACTTGTTATTGATGATGGGTTTTCTTTAGAAGAATCTGACAATGGCTTATGGCAACTTGGGACACTATCAACCGACGGAGACGAATCTATACTCCAAGCTGCAAAGGCCAGGGGCCCCTCGGTCAACGAAGACAATCGGCAGTTGATCCAGCATTACTTAGAGGTAATGAAGGGATATGCCAAAGTGGACGACCGTTCTAAAGACACAAATAATCTGTTTATTTCGGCATTCTCAAAATCTCTATCTTTTCCGCCTCTATTTTATGCCATTTTGTCATTTTCAGCCTCACATCTGGCCATGGAGAGTCCTTCTTACTGCGACCAAGCAAAGATCTACGACCGTTTAGCACAAGAGTCGTTTAATCAATTTGCACGCGACAAGACCAGCACTGTGGACGGCTTGCTCTCGGCCCTCTTTGTCAGAGTCAAGCAAATACATGTGACGGCTGGCAACATTGACACCTTTTTCGAGCTGATttccgccgccatcgacatcGTTTGCACCGAAGAAGTGGAAAAGGCGCTGGCGGATCCATCCAGTCTTATCAGACGTATTGTCATACGCCTTGCGATCTTGGACGCGCGAGCATCTCACTATGGGTTAGGCGGCGGGCAGCTTGTCCAGCATCTCAGGAATATTCCCACTATATCCCCCATTTTTGATGCAGGATTAGGGCAGAATTCAACTGTTGGTGATGTAAGCAGCCTCATTCGAGCTGATTCTTTTCGTATGCACGTCGCGCAGTTGGACATGAGGATACAAGACCAACTTGGAAATGAATTCGCCACTCTTACGCCTGTGCGAACAGAAGAGATCAAATCTTTGTACAAGTCTATTCAGCAGCAAATTGATCTATgggaagcagaagatggcgaagaagaccgAGAAGACGCTGTTGAGGAAGAACAGCTCAGTTCTGCTACCTACGGTCGATTCACTGTTCTATCGGCTTTACACTCAGCTTTGTTATATCTCTACACAGTATAT CCGTTACTGTCGTTTGATCCAGAGGCTTCCGTATCAAAGATACTTCATTACCACCTCAAGATTCGCTATGATCCATCGCGCAGTTGCTCACCGTCTTCTATTCTGCCGTCTTCACTGTTTCTTGCTGGAATCTGTACCAGTGACTCGATTCGACGAGATTGGATTATTGAACGTTTTCGCGAAGGAGAGGCATGGGGGATTTATATTCGAAAGGCAAGAGAATTGCTCCAGGCTATTGTGAAACTGCGGAAAAAGGGTGATAATCCCAGCGTGCGCAGCGTCATGGATCAAGTTACTGGAAGGTTCATTATTTAG
- a CDS encoding uncharacterized protein (EggNog:ENOG41~antiSMASH:Cluster_1.8~SMCOG1106:major facilitator transporter~TransMembrane:9 (o21-43i50-71o83-102i114-134o219-241i248-268o280-298i310-330o336-362i)): MIGSIAWAKIVHQWPQHTGKLIAAAVFAWSSIVLLTPLCFNFAGIMTARFFLGLVESIIGPVFVIVTSNWWTRPEQAFRTAFWLGGTPIGNFFGGILSYGLGSIHNSSIATWKIFFLFFGSFSFVFAIILAFLMPDNYANARWLTPREREVARDRVRDNQTVSTDNHWKWPQFWEALRDPQTIFFFVTAVGNTMPSTFASQFSSQIVKGFGFSALQTTVISACPAAVIQLGTFLIFSYIASHRNNIRLLLSVFVSIPPLIGASLLHALPESNRGGRLAGYYLTYTHTMSFTLSTGLMASNYAGNTKKSTASGIIFAGWAAGLIAGPQFFLDSQAPVYVLAFRMLMGCYALMIIVPILQYLWYRHENNRRDAKLTAEGGGADEVLRTEFSDKTDFERWQTFRYTL, translated from the exons ATGATCGGGTCAATCGCATGGGCCAAAATCGTTCACCAATGGCCTCAACATACGGGGAAGCTGATTGCGGCTGCGGTGTTTGCGTGGTCGAGTATAGTGCTCCTTACAC CCTTGTGCTTCAACTTTGCCGGCATTATGACCGCACGATTTTTCCTTGGGCTAGTAGAAAGCATTATAGGACCAGTCTTTGTCATTGTCACGAGTAACTGGTGGACTCGGCCGGAACAAGCGTTCAGGACCGCATTTTGGCTCGGTGGGACACCA ATTGGAAATTTCTTTGGCGGTATTCTCTCTTACGGCCTTGGGTCAA TACACAACTCGTCCATAGCTACCTGGAaaatcttcttcctgttctTTGGTTCTTTCAGCTTTGTGTTTGCAATTATTCTTGCGTTTCTCATGCCCGACAATTATGCCAACGCTAGATGGCTCACTCCACGAGAGAGGGAAGTCGCAAGAGACAGAGTGAGAGACAACCAGACTGTCTCCACGGACAATCACTGGAAATGGCCTCAATTTTGGGAAGCTCTGAGGGATCCTCaaaccatcttcttctttgtgaCTGCAGT CGGCAACACCATGCCCTCCACATTCGCGAGTCAA TTCTCAAGCCAAATTGTAAAAGGCTTCGGTTTCTCAGCCTTGCAAACGACTGTCATTTCTGCGTGTCCAGCTGCAGTCATCCAGCTTGGTacttttctcatcttctcctaCATAGCCTCTCATCGCAACAATAtccggcttcttctttcggtTTTTGTATCCATACCGCCCTTGATTGGCGCATCTTTGCTTCATGCACTCCCTGAAAGCAACCGAGGCGGCCGCCTCGCAGGCTACTATCTCACCTACAC GCACACAATGTCCTTTACACTTAGTACCGGATTAATGGCTTCTAATTATGCAGGAAACACGAAGAAATCGACTGCGTCTGGCATCATCTTTGCAGGATGGGCCGCTGGACTGATTGCGGGTCCCC AATTCTTTCTCGACAGCCAGGCACCAGTCTATGTCTTGGCCTTTAGAATGCTCA TGGGCTGCTACGCTCTGATGATTATTGTCCCGATTCTGCAATATCTTTGGTACAGACATGAAAATAATCGCCGTGACGCAAAGTTGACAGCCGAGGGAGGTGGTGCAGATGAAGTGCTCAGAACAGAATTCAGCGACAAGACAGACTTTGAGCGGTGGCAGACGTTTAGGTACACATTGTAA
- a CDS encoding uncharacterized protein (EggNog:ENOG41~antiSMASH:Cluster_1.8), producing the protein MAIGKAQPAEQRVHEPQITHLSDTEDSQPVILEPYHVDLLPEYGYVSREYLMSGVAAGESYCTRLLLRCPADSTQFSGLVVEEPSHLWGGTSIWRHINRWLMRKGHAWLEVDSQSPSAIGKIKNLDPERYKHMHFIPGPLADEFMDTIPFTITVTRETLEQSYVDFKKQWWPATTQSPEIITAASYALRSGQLGIAATRVILTGLSQTGGVTRRFITHSSHLRLPDGGLPFEAFIPCQSGGEALPDAPGAKIIELLGESEFQSVRLPCGVSGQILGVSHRRADSDSFRLYEIAGMAHRESRYPSDIDKKRWSVAELNGAKWSTFPNSFIYHAVFEAMERWTSDEAIAPPCGATMQTIGLSDEIVRDDHGNAVGGVRSLYTDVPLSRIVAATPKGRPNWYCGSEWSFTPETLQKLHGTVANYRRLAGLAINKQIQAGFLLVEDAEVLRRETIENVIF; encoded by the exons ATGGCAATTGGAAAGGCGCAACCCGCAGAACAGCGCGTCCATGAGCCGCAAATCACACACCTTTCCGACACGGAGGACTCACAGCCCGTGATTCTCGAGCCCTATCACGTCGATTTACTCCCGGAATATGGTTACGTCAGTCGTGAGTATCTGATGAGCGGCGTTGCCGCTGGCGAGTCTTACTGCActcgtcttctcttgcgGTGCCCTGCAGACTCGACCCAGTTCAGCGGTTTGGTGGTGGAAGAGCCATCGCATCTCTGGGGAGGGACAAGCATCTGGCGCCATATAAACCGTTGGTTAATGAGAAAGG GACATGCATGGCTCGAGGTTGATTCACAGTCTCCTTCAGCGATTGGCAAGATCAAGAACCTCGATCCCGAACGATACAAACACATGCACTTCATTCCGGGTCCCCTTGCTGATGAGTTTATGGATACTATACCATTCACTATAACTGTTACACGAGAGACACTGGAGCAATCATATGTTGATTTCAAGAAGCAGTGGTGGCCGGCCACGACGCAATCTCCAGAGATTATTACAGCGGCTTCCTACGCCCTCCGCTCCGGACAATTGGGCATCGCAGCCACTAGAGTAATCTTGACAGGCTTGTCCCAGACAGGAGGTGTTACCCGGCGATTCATTACACATTCATCCCATCTCAGACTGCCTGATGGCGGCCTCCCATTTGAAGCGTTTATTCCCTGTCAATCTGGCGGGGAAGCCTTACCAGATGCTCCAGGAGCCAAGATCATTGAGCTTCTAGGCGAGTCAGAGTTCCAGTCTGTTCGACTGCCTTGTGGGGTCAGCGGCCAGATACTCGGAGTCTCTCATCGACGGGCTGACAGCGACTCCTTCCGGCTCTACGAAATAGCAGGCATGGCTCATCGCGAGTCTCGATATCCTTCGGACATTGACAAGAAGCGATGGTCAGTCGCAGAGCTCAATGGCGCAAAATGGAGCACGTTTCCCAACTCTTTTATCTACCACGCTGTGTTTGAGGCGATGGAGCGCTGGACCAGTGATGAGGCTATTGCTCCTCCTTGTGGCGCTACTATGCAAACGATTGGCTTGAGCGATGAGATTGTCCGAGATGACCATGGCAATGCGGTGGGAGGAGTAAGGTCATTGTATACAGACGTGCCATTATCTCGTATTGTTGCGGCTACTCCGAAGGGCCGACCAAACTGGTACTGTG GCTCTGAGTGGTCATTTACGCCTGAAACTCTACAAAAATTGCATGGCACAGTGGCCAACTATCGCCGTCTTGCCGGATTGGCTATTAACAAACAAATTCAAGCTGGCTTTTTACTTGTAGAGGATGCCGAGGTACTGCGACGAGAAACCATAGAAAACGTCATCTTCTAA
- a CDS encoding uncharacterized protein (antiSMASH:Cluster_1.8) has product MGVSPLVRLRMTHSDLIKRALDAGAHGIVVPQINTAEDAKAVVSHSKFPPRGCRGQGSAFPAITHGIDLPKYLKTANDTLITCLQIETRAGVENVDAICAVPGVDLVFIGPNDLALSILGHVPAKGDEPEFVDAVKKIVAAARKHGKWVGRLSNNGASSREHLKVFDTVAMGYDIRAIQNWYTTELSIARS; this is encoded by the exons ATGGGGGTATCGCCACTTGTTCGTCTAAGAATGACTCATTCAGATTTGATCAAGAGAGCCCTGGATGCTGGGGCGCA CGGTATCGTTGTGCCTCAAATCAACACCGCCGAAGACGCCAAAGCTGTTGTGTCCCATTCGAAGTTCCCTCCACGAGGATGCCGAGGGCAGGGTTCAGCGTTTCCGGCCATCACTCATGGTATCGATCTCCCCAAGTATCTGAAAACCGCAAACGACACACTCATCACCTGTCTTCAAATTGAGACAAGAGCGGGGGTGGAGAATGTAGACGCTATATGTGCGGTGCCTGGCGTCG ATCTGGTTTTTATCGGCCCAAACGATCTTGCGCTATCAATTCTTGGCCATGTCCCTGCGAAAGGCGATGAGCCAGAGTTTGTTGATGCCGTCAAAAAGATTGTAGCCGCAGCCCGAAAGCATGGCAAATGGGTTGGTCGCCTTTCGAACAATGGAGCCTCGAGCAGGGAGCATCTGAAAGTGTTTGATACCGTGGCAATGGGCTACGATATCAGGGCAATTCAAAACTGGTATACAACCGAGCTGAGCATTGCGCGATCGTGA